GCCGATCCGCCCGGCTCGCCGCCCGGAGCCCGGCTGCCACCCGCAGATCACCACTTCATAGGTGTTGATCAGTGGGAACTTCAGCCAGTCCCGGCTGCGATACCCCGGCCGATAGCCGGAGTCGAGGCGTTTGCCGATCACGCCCTCCAGCCCGTTGTCTCGTGCGACGTCGAGCAACAGCCTCGGGTCGACGTCCTGACGACTCGGCGGCACCCGGACTCGCGCGGTCCGACCCTCCAGTCGCAGCTCGTCGAGCAGCTCCCGTCGACGGTGGTAAGGCTCGGCGAGCAGGGAGACGCCGTCGAGGTGGAGCAGGTCGAACACGTAGCAGGCGACCGGGATCTCACCGGTCAGCCGGGCCGTCGGTCGTCGGACGTGCATCCGACGTTGCAGCAGCGGGAACGAGGGCCTGCCGTCGGCGTCCAGGGCGACGATCTCGCCGTCGAGCACGGCACGGTGGGAGCCGAGGGCCTCGCCGAGTACGGTCAGCTCCGGGTAGGTCGCCGTGATGTCGTTGCCGTTACGGCTGGTCAGCCGGATGCCGTTCCGATCGCCCGCGGCGACGGCCCGAATTCCGTCGAACTTGAACTCCCACGCCCAGCCCCGCCCCGCGGGCAGCGGCTGCCCGCCCGTGGCGAGCATCGGCCGAACGGCGGGAAGCGGTTCGGCTCGGCCGCCCACGCTGTCCTGCGCCATCGGGCCATCGTCGCCCAGGGCCGTCGGCCGTGCCGGGTGACGCCGCTCCGCTTCGCGCCCTGTCGCGGATCGTCGGTATGCTCGGGGTCCTCGTGGTCGGGGTCCTCGTGGTCGGGGTCCTCGTGACCGGAGTCTCCGCGGCCGGGCTCGTGGCCACGAAGTCCGCGGCGGCCCACCAGCTCGGCCCGTGCCCTCGACGACGCCGTGCGCGCCTGCGGGAAGAGGCGCACTCCCGGGGCTCGTCGTGGACTGCGGAACTCGACGTCGTGCCCGGCGGCGGACAGACCGGTGCGGACGCGGGCAGTCTGGCGCCGTGGGTACTGGTGGTCGGCGCGGCGTATCCGGAGTCCTGGTTCTCCAGGCCGACGGTGGGGCGCCCACTGGGTGCGCCGTCGCCGACTCATTCCGAGGATCGCGCCGCGCGGTGCAACCGACCGGTCAACACGCGAAGGTGTTCGAGAAGCTCCGGCGGCTCGCGGATCTCGAACTCGAAACCGAAGGCGGCCACCCACACCGCGAGCTGATCGAGGCTGTCCGAGCCGATGCGCAGCGTGCAGGTCCGCTCGTCGATCGGCTCGACCAGGCCGAGCGCGGGCGGCACCTCGTCGGCCACGTCCTCGGCGGAGCCGTGCATCGTGAGCACCGCCTGATAGCGGCGGATGCTGGTGGTGGTTCCCAGCGCGACGTGGTCGGCGAGGTCGCCGGGCGGCAGGGCTCGCGGCACGAACCGCGGGCCGGTCGGCGTGCGCAGCGCGGCCCGGTCGACGCGAAAGGTCCGCCAGTCGGCTCGCCGGGTGTCCCAGGCGAAGAGGTACCAGCGCTGCCCGTTGTGCACCAGCCGGTAGGGCTCCACGTCACGCGGGCTGGTCGTCCCTCGGTGCGAGACGTAGTCGAAGCGGACCCGCTCGTGGTCCCGCACCGCCGCGGCGACGGCGGTGAGCATCGAGGGGTCGACGGCGGGTCCGAGCGGCGGCATCGTGAGCAGCGCGGTGCCGAGGGCGCGGACCTGGTGTCGCAGCCGGGACGGCAGCATCCGGTCGAGCTTGGTCAGCGCCCGAAGCGAGGTCTCGGCGATCCCGGTGACCGCGCCGAGGGTGGCCATGCGCAGCCCCACCGCGATCGCCATCGCCTCGTCGTCGTCGAGGAGCAGCGGCGGCAGCGTGGCACCGACGGCCAGTTGGTATCCGCCGCCGACTCCGCCGACGGCGTTGACGGGATAGCCCAGGCCCCGCAGCTTGTCGACGTCGCGCCGCACGGTCCTGGGGCTCACGCCGAGTC
This genomic stretch from Actinoalloteichus hoggarensis harbors:
- a CDS encoding helix-turn-helix transcriptional regulator; the protein is MVETSARLLRLLGLLQTHRDFSGADLAERLGVSPRTVRRDVDKLRGLGYPVNAVGGVGGGYQLAVGATLPPLLLDDDEAMAIAVGLRMATLGAVTGIAETSLRALTKLDRMLPSRLRHQVRALGTALLTMPPLGPAVDPSMLTAVAAAVRDHERVRFDYVSHRGTTSPRDVEPYRLVHNGQRWYLFAWDTRRADWRTFRVDRAALRTPTGPRFVPRALPPGDLADHVALGTTTSIRRYQAVLTMHGSAEDVADEVPPALGLVEPIDERTCTLRIGSDSLDQLAVWVAAFGFEFEIREPPELLEHLRVLTGRLHRAARSSE
- the ligD gene encoding non-homologous end-joining DNA ligase gives rise to the protein MAQDSVGGRAEPLPAVRPMLATGGQPLPAGRGWAWEFKFDGIRAVAAGDRNGIRLTSRNGNDITATYPELTVLGEALGSHRAVLDGEIVALDADGRPSFPLLQRRMHVRRPTARLTGEIPVACYVFDLLHLDGVSLLAEPYHRRRELLDELRLEGRTARVRVPPSRQDVDPRLLLDVARDNGLEGVIGKRLDSGYRPGYRSRDWLKFPLINTYEVVICGWQPGSGRRAGRIGSLILGAHDPAGGLRYVGHVGTGFTERMLTELLGLLQPIERSTSPFVGPVPKEYSRDAHWVEPRLVGEVVYRTWSPDRRLRHSAWRGLRPDRDAHEISLPTE